Proteins encoded in a region of the Pseudomonas viciae genome:
- a CDS encoding efflux transporter outer membrane subunit encodes MTDRSLFNLAAPLATARGSRVLSLALCVAMLSACAIGPDYQRPPAAAPVQYKEAQGWRQANPSDALARGAWWELYGDAQLNGLVEKLNTSNQTVAQAEAQYRQARALVRSARGAFFPTVDLTVGKTRSSQGTGSSSSSLSSSSSGIRDTYNAQAGVSWEADVWGKLRRTLEADEASAQASFADLAAMRLSQQSELVQNYLQLRVIDEQKRLLQTTVDNYQRSLKMTENQYRAGVSGKDAVAQAQNQLKTTQGDLIDLIWQRAQFENAIAVLMGLPPAEFNLAETQDIPALPQIPVALPSQLLERRPDIASAERSVMAANANIGVAKAAYYPDLTLSLSGGYSSSTYDNWVSVPNRFWSVGPQLAMTLFDGGQRSAEVDRTVAAYDQTVATYRQTVLDGFREVENYMIQLKVLEDEARVRQEALDAARESLRLTQNQYKAGLIAYLDVVTVQATALSNERNVLSLQQSRLIASVQLIAALGGGWDGQMQVNE; translated from the coding sequence ATGACCGACCGTTCGCTTTTCAATCTTGCCGCACCGCTGGCGACTGCCCGTGGCTCGCGGGTGCTGAGCCTGGCCCTGTGCGTGGCGATGCTCAGCGCCTGCGCCATCGGCCCGGATTACCAGCGCCCGCCGGCTGCCGCGCCGGTGCAGTACAAGGAGGCCCAGGGCTGGCGCCAGGCCAACCCCAGTGACGCGTTGGCCCGTGGCGCCTGGTGGGAGTTGTACGGTGACGCGCAGCTCAATGGTTTGGTGGAGAAACTCAACACCTCCAACCAGACCGTGGCCCAGGCCGAAGCCCAGTACCGGCAGGCCCGGGCGCTGGTGCGCAGTGCCCGTGGCGCATTTTTTCCGACCGTCGACCTGACCGTGGGCAAGACCCGCTCCAGCCAGGGCACCGGCAGCAGCAGTTCGAGCCTGAGCAGCTCCTCCAGCGGCATCCGCGACACCTACAATGCCCAGGCCGGAGTCAGTTGGGAGGCCGACGTCTGGGGCAAACTGCGTCGGACCCTGGAAGCCGACGAGGCCAGCGCGCAAGCCAGCTTCGCCGACCTGGCCGCGATGCGCCTGAGTCAGCAATCGGAGTTGGTGCAGAACTACCTGCAATTGCGGGTCATCGATGAACAGAAACGCCTGTTGCAGACCACCGTCGACAACTATCAGCGCTCGCTGAAGATGACCGAAAACCAGTACCGCGCCGGGGTGTCCGGCAAGGATGCGGTGGCCCAGGCGCAGAACCAGCTCAAGACCACCCAGGGCGACCTGATCGACCTGATCTGGCAGCGGGCCCAGTTCGAAAACGCCATCGCCGTGCTGATGGGCCTGCCGCCCGCCGAGTTCAACCTGGCCGAAACCCAGGACATCCCGGCGCTGCCGCAAATTCCGGTGGCGCTGCCGTCGCAACTGCTCGAACGCCGACCGGACATCGCCTCGGCAGAACGCTCGGTGATGGCCGCCAACGCCAACATTGGCGTGGCCAAGGCCGCCTATTACCCGGACCTGACCCTGAGCCTGAGCGGTGGCTACAGCAGCAGTACCTACGATAATTGGGTCAGCGTGCCGAACCGCTTCTGGTCGGTAGGGCCGCAATTGGCGATGACGCTGTTTGACGGCGGCCAGCGTTCGGCGGAAGTCGATCGCACGGTCGCGGCCTATGACCAGACCGTCGCCACCTACCGCCAGACCGTGCTCGACGGTTTTCGCGAGGTGGAAAACTACATGATCCAGCTCAAGGTGCTGGAAGACGAAGCTCGTGTGCGCCAGGAAGCCTTGGATGCCGCCCGTGAATCCCTGCGCCTGACCCAGAACCAGTACAAGGCCGGGCTGATTGCCTACCTTGACGTGGTGACGGTCCAGGCCACGGCCTTGAGCAATGAGCGCAATGTGTTGAGCCTTCAGCAGAGCCGGTTGATTGCCAGCGTGCAGTTGATCGCTGCGCTGGGTGGGGGGTGGGATGGGCAGATGCAGGTGAACGAATAA
- a CDS encoding DUF3313 domain-containing protein — protein MKFASMIGTVCIASLALAGCSSKITQPDEYSGFLGDYSRLKEEKSPSGAEVMRWVDPKIDPGKYTSLYIEPTQLYPKPQPTTRIPQATLSGITGYYDQALKREAGKSLPLATAPGPGVLVMRAAITAVSSKTEGLKPYEVVPIALVAAAVSTASGIRDQETTLGTEAVFLDGGSNAVVAQVVRKGTGKPLSNESQVMKPDDVKGVIDGWAADLHQSFLKLKAK, from the coding sequence ATGAAGTTCGCGTCAATGATTGGCACCGTATGCATCGCCTCGCTCGCCTTGGCGGGTTGCTCCAGCAAGATCACCCAGCCGGATGAATACTCCGGTTTCCTGGGGGATTACAGCCGGCTCAAGGAGGAAAAATCACCGTCGGGGGCCGAGGTGATGCGCTGGGTCGATCCCAAGATCGATCCGGGCAAGTACACCAGCCTTTACATCGAGCCGACGCAGCTTTATCCCAAGCCGCAGCCGACCACCAGGATCCCCCAGGCGACCTTGTCCGGCATCACCGGTTACTACGACCAGGCGCTCAAGCGCGAAGCGGGAAAATCCTTGCCCTTGGCAACCGCGCCCGGGCCGGGGGTATTGGTGATGCGCGCGGCCATTACCGCAGTCAGCAGCAAGACCGAAGGCCTGAAACCCTATGAGGTGGTTCCGATTGCGTTGGTGGCCGCCGCCGTCAGCACTGCCAGCGGCATTCGCGACCAGGAAACCACACTGGGCACCGAAGCGGTGTTCCTCGACGGTGGCAGCAATGCGGTGGTTGCCCAGGTGGTGCGCAAAGGCACCGGTAAACCGTTGTCCAACGAGTCCCAGGTGATGAAACCCGATGACGTCAAGGGCGTGATCGATGGCTGGGCGGCGGATCTGCACCAGTCGTTTCTCAAGCTCAAGGCTAAATAG
- the tpx gene encoding thiol peroxidase: MAQVTLKGNPVQVNGQLPQAGSKAPAFSLVAGNLSDVSLKDFAGKRKVLNIFPSVDTPTCATSVRKFNAQANDLKNTVVLCISADLPFAQARFCGAEGLENVQNLSTLRGAEFIENYGVAIADGPLKGLTARAVVVLDENDSVLHSELVKEIGEEPNYDAALAVLK; the protein is encoded by the coding sequence ATGGCTCAAGTCACTCTCAAAGGCAACCCGGTTCAAGTCAATGGCCAGTTGCCACAAGCCGGTTCCAAGGCGCCAGCCTTTTCCCTGGTGGCCGGCAATCTGTCGGACGTTTCCCTGAAGGATTTCGCCGGCAAGCGCAAAGTGCTGAACATTTTCCCAAGCGTCGACACCCCGACCTGCGCGACCTCCGTACGCAAGTTCAACGCCCAGGCCAATGATCTGAAAAATACTGTGGTGCTGTGCATCTCGGCTGACCTGCCGTTCGCCCAGGCACGTTTCTGCGGTGCCGAAGGCCTGGAAAATGTTCAGAACCTGTCCACACTGCGTGGTGCCGAGTTCATCGAGAACTACGGCGTGGCCATCGCTGACGGTCCGCTGAAAGGCCTGACCGCCCGTGCCGTGGTCGTGCTGGACGAAAACGACTCCGTGCTGCACAGCGAATTGGTCAAGGAAATCGGTGAAGAACCGAACTACGACGCCGCGCTCGCCGTTCTGAAGTAA
- a CDS encoding GNAT family N-acetyltransferase — MSEFSITLARFTEAHITGVTALYNDPAVTRQVLQMPFQSTEVWRKRLAMDDERLVKLVALHQGEVIGNLGLEQYSRIRRAHCGSLGMGVAVAWQGRGVGSMLLAAALDVADNWMNLRRVELTVYADNEAAIGLYRKFGFETEGLMRDYAVRDGRWVDTLAMARLR, encoded by the coding sequence ATGTCCGAGTTTTCAATCACCCTTGCACGCTTCACTGAAGCCCATATCACAGGTGTCACCGCGCTCTACAACGACCCGGCGGTCACCCGTCAGGTGCTGCAGATGCCTTTCCAGTCCACCGAGGTCTGGCGCAAGCGCCTGGCGATGGATGATGAACGCCTGGTGAAACTGGTGGCGCTGCATCAGGGCGAGGTCATCGGTAATCTCGGGCTGGAACAGTACTCGCGCATCCGTCGTGCTCATTGCGGCAGTCTGGGCATGGGGGTGGCAGTCGCCTGGCAGGGCAGGGGCGTGGGTTCGATGCTGCTGGCCGCCGCGCTGGACGTGGCGGACAATTGGATGAATCTGCGGCGGGTCGAGTTGACCGTATACGCTGACAATGAGGCCGCCATCGGGTTGTACCGAAAGTTCGGCTTCGAAACCGAAGGCTTGATGCGCGACTATGCCGTGCGTGACGGGCGCTGGGTGGACACCCTGGCCATGGCGCGACTGCGCTGA
- a CDS encoding MdtA/MuxA family multidrug efflux RND transporter periplasmic adaptor subunit, whose amino-acid sequence MVDHSMQSSVSRNSRRWLFGLFVVLVVALLVWKFWPAGTAPKTAAEQKAAAGHMGRSGGMRPGFGGATGPIPVRVAPAVTGDFPLYYKALGTVTALNTINVRSRVGGELVKIAFEEGQMVKAGDLLVEIDPRPYQNALLQAEGTLLQNQAQLKNAQVDLERYRGLYAEDSIAKQTLDTAAALVGQYQGTVKTNQAAVNDAKLNLEFTKIRAPISGRVGLRQLDVGNLVAANDTTALAVITQTQPISVVFTLPENNLDTVLARYRSGAKLPVDAWDRGDVKLQASGVLQSLDNQIDITTGTLKFKARYDNRDQSLFPNQFVNVHLLADTLKGVVLAPTAAIQFGTNGTFVYALDGDKKVTIKKLKIGASDGENTVVTEGLAAGDRVVLEGTDRLKEGSEVEVVNDSQDVPTTPTEHLQGKTAATPTESAVADKAKKGGA is encoded by the coding sequence ATGGTTGATCACTCCATGCAATCCTCTGTTTCCCGCAATTCCCGTCGCTGGCTGTTCGGTCTGTTTGTCGTATTGGTCGTCGCGCTGCTGGTCTGGAAATTCTGGCCCGCCGGCACGGCTCCAAAAACCGCGGCAGAGCAGAAGGCCGCAGCTGGACACATGGGACGATCGGGTGGCATGCGACCTGGGTTCGGCGGTGCAACGGGGCCCATCCCGGTGCGGGTGGCACCGGCGGTCACCGGGGATTTCCCGCTGTACTACAAGGCGCTGGGTACGGTCACGGCCCTCAACACCATCAATGTGCGCAGCCGGGTGGGCGGTGAGCTGGTCAAGATTGCTTTTGAAGAAGGGCAAATGGTCAAGGCCGGGGACCTGCTGGTCGAGATCGATCCGCGTCCGTACCAGAACGCTTTGCTCCAGGCCGAAGGCACGCTGTTGCAGAACCAGGCCCAATTGAAGAATGCCCAGGTGGACCTCGAGCGTTATCGTGGCCTGTATGCCGAGGACAGCATTGCCAAGCAGACCCTCGACACCGCCGCCGCGCTGGTGGGTCAGTATCAGGGCACGGTCAAGACCAACCAGGCGGCGGTCAACGACGCCAAGCTCAACCTGGAGTTCACCAAGATTCGTGCGCCGATTTCCGGGCGGGTCGGCCTGCGACAACTGGACGTCGGCAACCTGGTGGCGGCCAACGACACCACGGCTCTGGCGGTGATCACCCAGACCCAGCCCATCAGCGTGGTGTTCACCCTGCCGGAAAACAACCTCGACACAGTGCTCGCCCGCTACCGCAGCGGGGCGAAACTGCCGGTCGACGCCTGGGACCGTGGCGACGTGAAACTCCAGGCCAGCGGTGTGCTGCAAAGCCTGGACAACCAGATTGACATCACCACCGGCACCCTGAAATTCAAGGCCCGCTACGACAACCGCGACCAGTCGCTGTTCCCCAACCAATTCGTCAACGTCCACCTGCTGGCCGACACCCTCAAAGGTGTGGTCCTGGCGCCGACGGCCGCCATTCAGTTCGGCACCAACGGCACCTTCGTCTATGCCTTGGACGGCGATAAGAAAGTCACCATCAAAAAGCTGAAAATCGGCGCCAGCGACGGTGAAAATACCGTGGTCACCGAAGGCCTGGCCGCTGGCGACCGGGTCGTGCTCGAAGGTACCGATCGCTTGAAGGAGGGCAGCGAAGTGGAAGTGGTCAACGACAGCCAGGACGTACCCACTACGCCGACCGAGCACCTGCAAGGCAAAACCGCGGCGACCCCGACTGAATCGGCCGTGGCCGACAAGGCGAAAAAGGGCGGCGCATGA
- a CDS encoding MdtB/MuxB family multidrug efflux RND transporter permease subunit, translating into MNLSRLFILRPVATTLSMLAIILAGLIAYRLLPVSALPQVDYPTIRVMTLYPGASPDVMTSAVTAPLERQFGQMPGLTQMASTSSGGASVITLRFNLDINMDVAEQQVQAAINAATNLLPKDLPAPPVYNKVNPADTPVLTLAITSKTMLLPKLNDLVDTRMAQKIAQISGVGMVTIAGGQRQAVRIKVNPEALAANGLNLADVRTLIGASNVNQPKGNFDGPTRVSMLDANDQLTSPKDYAELILAYANGAPLRLKDVAQIVDGAENERLAAWANENQAVLLNIQRQPGANVIEVVDRIKALLPSITDNLPAGLDVTVLTDRTQTIRASVTDVQHELLIAIVLVVMVTFLFLRRVSATIIPSVAVPLSLIGTFGVMYLAGFSINNLTLMALTIATGFVVDDAIVMLENIARYIEEGDSPLQAALKGAKQIGFTLISLTLSLIAVLIPLLFMADVVGRLFREFAITLAVAILISLVVSLTLTPMMCARLLKREPKEAEQGRFYRASGAWIDWLIAAYGRKLQWVLKHQPLTLLVAVGSLVLTVVLYLAVPKGFFPVQDTGVIQGISEAPQSISFAAMSERQQQLAKVILADPAVESLSSYIGVDGDNATLNSGRLLINLKPHSERDDSASEIITRLQPQLDRLVGIRLFMQPVQDLTIEDRVSRTQYQFSLSSPDAELLSLWSGRLVEALAQQPELTDVASDLQDKGLQVYLVIDRDAASRLGVSVSNITDALYDAFGQRQISTIYTQASQYRVVLQAQAGERIGPQALDQIHVKTTDGGQVRLSSLARVEERQAQLAIAHIGQFPAVMMSFNLAPGVALGHAVDVIEKVQQDIGMPVGVQTEFQGAAQAFQASLSSTLLLILAAVVTMYIVLGVLYESYIHPITILSTLPSAAIGALLALIISGNDLGLIAIIGIILLIGIVKKNAIMMIDFALDAERNQGMDPQTAIYQAALLRFRPILMTTLAALFGAVPLMLATGSGAELRQPLGLVMVGGLLVSQILTLFTTPVIYLYFDRLGRRFAKPEGKEVQV; encoded by the coding sequence ATGAATCTCTCGCGGCTGTTCATCCTTCGCCCGGTCGCCACCACCCTGAGCATGCTGGCCATCATCCTGGCTGGCCTGATCGCCTATCGGCTGCTGCCGGTGTCGGCATTGCCCCAGGTCGATTACCCGACCATCCGCGTGATGACCCTGTACCCGGGCGCCAGCCCCGATGTGATGACCAGCGCGGTGACCGCCCCCCTGGAGCGCCAGTTCGGGCAGATGCCGGGCCTGACGCAGATGGCCTCCACCAGTTCCGGCGGCGCGTCGGTGATTACCCTGCGCTTCAACCTCGACATCAACATGGACGTCGCCGAGCAGCAGGTGCAGGCGGCGATCAACGCGGCCACCAATCTGTTGCCCAAGGACCTGCCGGCACCGCCGGTGTACAACAAGGTCAACCCGGCGGATACCCCGGTGCTGACCCTGGCAATCACCTCCAAGACCATGCTGCTGCCCAAGCTCAATGACCTGGTGGACACCCGCATGGCGCAGAAAATCGCCCAGATCAGCGGGGTGGGCATGGTCACCATCGCCGGTGGCCAGCGCCAGGCCGTGCGGATCAAGGTCAACCCCGAGGCCCTGGCGGCCAACGGCCTGAACCTGGCGGATGTGCGCACCCTGATCGGGGCTTCCAACGTCAACCAGCCCAAGGGTAACTTCGACGGCCCGACCCGGGTCTCGATGCTCGACGCCAACGATCAGTTGACCTCGCCCAAGGATTACGCCGAACTGATCCTGGCCTACGCCAACGGCGCACCGTTGCGGCTCAAGGATGTGGCGCAGATTGTCGACGGCGCTGAAAACGAGCGTCTTGCCGCCTGGGCCAATGAAAACCAGGCCGTGCTGCTGAACATCCAGCGCCAGCCAGGGGCCAACGTCATCGAAGTGGTGGACCGGATCAAGGCCCTGCTACCGAGCATCACCGACAACCTGCCGGCCGGCCTGGACGTCACGGTGCTCACCGACCGCACCCAGACCATCCGCGCCTCGGTCACCGACGTGCAGCATGAATTGCTGATCGCCATCGTCCTGGTGGTCATGGTGACGTTCCTGTTCCTGCGTCGCGTCAGCGCTACCATCATTCCGTCGGTGGCCGTGCCGCTGTCGTTGATCGGTACGTTTGGCGTGATGTACCTGGCCGGGTTCTCCATCAACAACCTGACGCTGATGGCCTTGACCATCGCCACCGGTTTCGTGGTGGACGATGCCATCGTCATGCTGGAGAACATCGCCCGCTACATCGAAGAGGGCGACAGCCCATTGCAGGCTGCGCTCAAGGGCGCCAAGCAGATCGGTTTCACGTTGATCTCCCTGACCTTGTCGCTGATTGCAGTGCTGATCCCGCTGTTGTTCATGGCCGACGTGGTGGGGCGGCTGTTCCGTGAGTTCGCCATCACGCTTGCGGTGGCGATCCTGATTTCCCTGGTGGTGTCCCTGACCCTGACGCCGATGATGTGCGCCCGGCTGCTCAAGCGTGAACCCAAGGAGGCAGAACAGGGCCGTTTCTACCGCGCCAGCGGCGCCTGGATCGACTGGCTGATCGCCGCCTATGGGCGCAAGTTGCAGTGGGTGCTCAAGCATCAGCCGTTGACCCTGCTGGTAGCGGTGGGCAGCCTGGTGCTGACGGTGGTGTTGTACCTGGCCGTGCCCAAGGGCTTTTTTCCGGTGCAGGACACGGGGGTAATCCAGGGCATTTCCGAGGCGCCGCAGTCGATTTCCTTCGCGGCCATGAGCGAGCGCCAGCAGCAACTGGCCAAGGTGATCCTCGCCGACCCGGCGGTGGAGAGTCTGTCTTCCTACATCGGCGTGGACGGCGACAACGCCACGCTCAACAGTGGCCGGCTGCTGATCAACCTCAAGCCCCACAGCGAGCGGGATGACAGCGCCAGCGAGATCATTACCCGCTTGCAGCCCCAGTTGGACCGATTGGTGGGCATCCGCCTGTTCATGCAACCGGTGCAGGACCTGACCATCGAAGATCGGGTCAGTCGCACCCAGTACCAGTTCAGCCTGTCGTCGCCGGACGCCGAGTTGCTCAGCCTCTGGAGCGGTCGTCTGGTCGAGGCCCTGGCCCAGCAGCCGGAACTGACCGACGTCGCCAGTGACTTGCAGGATAAGGGCTTGCAGGTTTATCTGGTGATCGACCGCGACGCCGCCTCACGCCTGGGCGTGTCGGTGTCGAACATCACCGATGCGTTGTATGACGCCTTCGGCCAGCGGCAGATTTCCACCATCTACACCCAGGCCAGCCAGTACCGTGTGGTGCTGCAAGCCCAGGCTGGGGAACGGATCGGACCGCAGGCGCTGGATCAGATTCACGTCAAGACCACCGATGGCGGCCAGGTCCGACTGTCGAGCCTGGCCCGTGTCGAGGAGCGTCAGGCGCAACTGGCGATTGCCCATATCGGTCAGTTTCCAGCGGTGATGATGTCGTTCAATCTCGCGCCGGGCGTGGCCCTCGGGCATGCGGTGGATGTGATCGAGAAGGTCCAGCAGGACATCGGCATGCCGGTGGGCGTGCAGACCGAGTTCCAGGGCGCGGCCCAGGCGTTCCAGGCATCGTTGTCGAGCACCTTGCTGCTGATCCTGGCGGCGGTGGTGACCATGTACATCGTCCTGGGCGTTTTGTACGAGAGCTACATCCACCCGATCACTATCCTCTCGACATTGCCCTCGGCGGCCATCGGCGCCTTGCTGGCGTTGATCATCAGTGGCAACGACCTGGGCTTGATCGCAATCATCGGCATCATCCTGCTGATCGGCATCGTGAAGAAGAACGCGATCATGATGATCGACTTCGCCCTTGACGCCGAACGCAACCAGGGCATGGACCCGCAGACGGCGATCTACCAGGCTGCGTTGCTGCGCTTCCGGCCGATCCTGATGACCACCTTGGCGGCCTTGTTCGGCGCGGTGCCGCTGATGCTCGCCACCGGTTCCGGTGCCGAACTGCGCCAGCCCCTGGGGTTGGTGATGGTGGGTGGGTTGTTGGTGAGCCAGATACTGACGTTGTTCACCACCCCGGTGATCTACCTGTATTTTGATCGTCTGGGGCGGCGGTTTGCCAAGCCGGAAGGGAAAGAGGTCCAGGTATGA
- a CDS encoding efflux RND transporter permease subunit, with amino-acid sequence MNLSGPFIRRPVATMLLSFAIMLLGGVCFGLLPVAPLPQMDFPVIVVQANLPGASPEVMASTVATPLERSFGAIAGVNTMSSRSSQGSTRVILQFDLDRDINGAAREVQAAINASRNLLPSGMRSMPTYKKVNPSQAPIMVLSLTSDVLEKGQLYDLASTILSQSLSQVSGVGEVQIGGSSLPAVRIELEPQLLNQYGVALDDVRTAIADSNVRRPKGSVEDDRRMWQVQANDQLEKAKDYETLIIRYQDGSVLRLKDVAKVTDSVEDRYNSGFFNNDAAVLLVINRQAGANIIETVNEIKAQLPALQAVLPASVKLNLAMDRSPVIKATLHEAEMTLLIAVALVVLVVFLFLGNFRASLIPTLAVPVSLVGTFAVMYLYGFSLNNLSLMALILATGLVVDDAIVVLENISRHIDEGVPPMKAAYLGAEEVGFTLLSMNVSLVAVFLSILFMGGIIESLFREFSITLAASIVVSLVVSLTLTPMLCARWLKPHVPGQENRLQRWSQRLNERMVRGYATSLDWVLRHRRLTLLSLLLTIGVNIALYVVVPKTFMPQQDTGQLIGFVRGDDGLSFNVMQPKMEIFRRAVLKDEAVQSVAGFIGGNNGTNNAFMLVRLKPIKERGISAQKVIERLRKEMPKVPGGQLMLMADQDLQFGGGREQTTSQFSYILQSADLASLRTWYPKVVAAFRALPELTAIDARDGGGAQQVTLVVDRDQAKRLGIDMDMVTAVLNNAYSQRQISTIYDSLNQYQVVMEVNPKYAQDPKTLEQVQVITADGARVPLSAIAHYENSLEDDRVSHEGQFASEGISFDMAEGVTVEQGTAAIERAIAKLGLPEDVIAKMAGTADAFAATQKSQPFMILGALLAVYLVLGVLYESYIHPLTILSTLPSAGVGALLSIYALGGEFSLISLLGLFLLIGVVKKNAILMIDLALQLERAGQAPLESIRSACLLRLRPILMTTLAAILGALPLLLGAAEGSEMRQPLGLTIIGGLVFSQVLTLYTTPVVYLYLDKLRHRFNRWRGVRTDAALETPL; translated from the coding sequence ATGAACCTGTCCGGCCCCTTCATCCGCCGCCCTGTAGCAACCATGCTCCTGAGCTTCGCCATCATGCTGCTCGGCGGTGTGTGCTTTGGCCTGTTGCCGGTTGCACCGCTACCGCAGATGGATTTTCCGGTGATCGTGGTCCAGGCCAACTTGCCCGGGGCCAGCCCCGAGGTGATGGCTTCCACCGTAGCGACCCCGCTGGAACGCTCCTTCGGCGCCATCGCCGGCGTCAACACCATGAGCAGCCGTTCCAGCCAGGGCTCGACCCGGGTGATCCTGCAATTCGACCTGGACCGCGACATCAACGGCGCGGCGCGGGAGGTACAAGCGGCAATCAACGCCTCGCGTAATTTGCTGCCCAGCGGCATGCGCAGTATGCCGACCTATAAGAAGGTCAACCCGTCCCAGGCGCCGATCATGGTGCTGTCGCTGACCTCGGATGTGTTGGAAAAGGGCCAGCTCTACGACCTGGCTTCGACCATCCTGTCCCAGAGCCTGTCCCAGGTCTCGGGCGTCGGCGAGGTGCAGATTGGCGGCAGCTCCTTGCCGGCGGTACGTATCGAACTGGAACCGCAGTTGCTCAATCAGTACGGCGTGGCCCTGGATGATGTGCGCACCGCCATTGCCGACAGCAACGTACGCCGGCCCAAGGGTTCGGTGGAGGATGACCGACGCATGTGGCAGGTCCAGGCCAATGACCAGTTGGAGAAGGCCAAGGACTACGAAACGCTGATCATCCGCTACCAGGACGGCTCGGTGCTGCGGCTCAAGGACGTGGCGAAAGTCACCGACAGTGTCGAGGATCGCTACAACAGTGGATTCTTCAATAACGATGCCGCCGTGCTGCTGGTGATCAACCGCCAGGCCGGCGCCAACATCATCGAGACGGTCAACGAGATCAAGGCCCAACTGCCGGCGTTGCAGGCCGTGCTGCCGGCCAGCGTCAAGTTGAACCTGGCCATGGACCGCTCGCCGGTAATCAAGGCCACGCTGCATGAAGCGGAAATGACCTTGCTGATCGCCGTCGCCCTGGTGGTGCTGGTGGTGTTCCTGTTTCTCGGTAATTTCCGCGCTTCACTGATCCCGACCCTGGCGGTGCCGGTGTCGCTGGTGGGCACATTCGCGGTGATGTACCTCTACGGCTTTTCCTTGAACAACCTGTCACTGATGGCGCTGATCCTGGCCACCGGATTGGTGGTGGACGATGCCATCGTGGTGCTGGAGAACATCTCCCGGCACATCGACGAAGGCGTGCCGCCGATGAAAGCCGCCTACCTGGGGGCCGAAGAAGTCGGCTTTACGTTGTTGTCGATGAACGTCTCGCTGGTGGCGGTGTTCCTGTCGATCCTGTTCATGGGCGGGATCATCGAGAGCCTGTTCCGTGAGTTTTCCATCACCCTGGCGGCGTCCATCGTGGTCTCGCTGGTGGTGTCGCTGACCCTCACGCCCATGCTCTGTGCGCGTTGGCTCAAGCCGCACGTGCCTGGTCAGGAGAACCGCTTGCAGCGCTGGAGCCAGCGGCTCAACGAGCGGATGGTCCGTGGTTACGCCACCAGCCTCGACTGGGTCCTGCGCCATCGGCGCCTGACCTTGCTGAGCCTGTTGCTGACCATTGGCGTGAACATCGCGTTGTACGTGGTAGTGCCAAAGACCTTCATGCCGCAGCAGGACACCGGCCAGTTGATAGGTTTCGTGCGTGGCGATGACGGACTGTCGTTCAACGTAATGCAGCCGAAGATGGAAATCTTTCGCCGCGCCGTGCTCAAGGACGAGGCGGTGCAGAGCGTCGCCGGTTTCATCGGCGGCAACAACGGCACCAACAATGCCTTCATGCTGGTGCGCCTCAAGCCGATCAAGGAGCGCGGGATTTCCGCGCAGAAAGTCATCGAGCGCCTGCGCAAGGAAATGCCCAAGGTTCCCGGCGGCCAATTGATGCTGATGGCCGACCAGGACCTGCAGTTTGGCGGCGGCCGCGAGCAGACCACTTCGCAGTTCTCCTACATCCTGCAAAGCGCAGACCTGGCCTCCCTGCGCACGTGGTACCCCAAGGTGGTGGCCGCCTTCCGTGCCTTGCCGGAACTGACCGCCATCGACGCCCGTGACGGCGGTGGTGCCCAGCAGGTGACGCTGGTGGTGGATCGCGACCAGGCCAAGCGCCTGGGCATCGATATGGACATGGTCACCGCCGTGCTGAACAACGCCTACAGCCAGCGGCAGATTTCCACCATCTACGACAGCCTCAACCAGTATCAGGTGGTAATGGAGGTCAATCCCAAGTACGCCCAGGACCCCAAGACCCTTGAACAGGTCCAGGTCATTACCGCTGACGGCGCGCGCGTGCCGCTGTCGGCCATTGCCCATTATGAAAACAGCCTGGAGGACGACCGGGTCAGCCATGAAGGCCAGTTCGCGTCCGAGGGCATCTCCTTCGACATGGCCGAAGGCGTGACGGTGGAGCAGGGCACCGCTGCCATTGAACGGGCCATCGCCAAGCTGGGCTTGCCCGAGGATGTCATCGCGAAAATGGCCGGCACCGCCGACGCCTTCGCCGCCACCCAGAAGAGCCAGCCGTTCATGATCCTGGGCGCGTTGCTGGCGGTGTACCTGGTGCTGGGCGTGCTGTACGAAAGCTACATCCATCCGTTGACCATTCTGTCCACCTTGCCATCGGCCGGGGTCGGCGCGTTGCTGTCGATCTACGCACTGGGCGGGGAGTTCAGCCTGATCTCCCTGTTGGGGTTGTTCCTGCTGATCGGTGTGGTGAAGAAAAACGCGATCCTGATGATTGACCTGGCGCTGCAGTTGGAACGCGCAGGCCAGGCGCCGCTGGAGTCGATCCGCAGTGCCTGCCTGTTGCGCTTGCGACCGATCCTGATGACCACGCTGGCGGCGATCCTCGGCGCCTTGCCGCTGCTACTCGGTGCCGCCGAAGGTTCGGAAATGCGCCAGCCGCTGGGCCTGACCATCATCGGTGGGCTGGTGTTCAGCCAGGTCCTGACCCTTTACACCACCCCGGTGGTTTACCTTTATCTCGATAAACTGCGCCATCGTTTCAATCGCTGGCGCGGCGTGCGCACTGATGCTGCCCTGGAAACTCCGCTATGA